The following are from one region of the Paenibacillus bovis genome:
- a CDS encoding CpaF family protein produces MNEDLFISLRDEVRSALDVTFTVDDNELMRRIEQKVLDNNRYPNLTAGERRKLVRQVFDSFRGLDILQPLVDDKSVTEIMINSHEDIFIERNGQVIQSETVFESRERLEDIIQTIVSGVNRVVNESSPIVDARLKDGSRVNVVLPPVALKGPTMTIRKFPENPMTMDDLVQMGALAPVASHLLQTLVRSKFNIFISGGTGSGKTTFLNALSQYIPPEERVITIEDSAELQIRTVPNLVSMETRNANTEGKGEISIRDLIRSSLRMRPNRVIVGEVRGAEALDMLQAMNTGHDGSLSTGHANSARDMLSRLETMVLSGAELPIQVVRQQISSAIDIFVHLSRLRDRSRRITEISEVHGMIDGEVVLNPLFVFQEHGEKEGKIIGNLAPTGNLLIHTDKLRAAGIEEWRRLAAISNPEYSARA; encoded by the coding sequence GTGAACGAAGACTTATTTATTAGTTTACGGGATGAAGTGCGCTCTGCTCTGGATGTTACTTTTACGGTCGATGACAACGAACTGATGCGCCGAATCGAGCAAAAAGTATTGGATAACAACCGCTATCCAAATCTGACAGCCGGCGAACGTCGCAAGCTGGTTCGGCAGGTATTTGACTCTTTCCGGGGTTTGGATATTCTGCAGCCACTGGTCGATGACAAAAGCGTCACAGAAATTATGATCAATAGTCACGAGGATATTTTTATCGAACGCAATGGACAGGTAATCCAAAGTGAAACGGTATTTGAATCGCGGGAGCGGCTGGAAGATATTATCCAGACTATTGTATCCGGCGTCAATCGGGTTGTGAATGAATCGTCCCCGATCGTGGATGCCCGGCTCAAAGATGGTTCCCGTGTCAATGTAGTACTGCCACCGGTAGCACTCAAGGGACCGACGATGACGATTCGTAAATTTCCCGAGAATCCGATGACGATGGATGATCTGGTGCAGATGGGAGCTCTTGCGCCGGTCGCTTCCCATCTGCTGCAGACACTCGTACGAAGCAAATTCAATATTTTTATCAGCGGAGGAACGGGTTCCGGTAAAACTACCTTCCTGAATGCGTTATCCCAGTACATACCACCAGAAGAACGTGTGATTACGATTGAAGATTCAGCGGAGCTTCAGATCCGTACCGTTCCCAATCTGGTATCGATGGAGACACGGAATGCGAATACCGAAGGCAAAGGGGAAATCAGTATCCGCGATCTGATTCGCTCTTCCCTGCGGATGCGGCCCAACCGGGTTATTGTCGGTGAAGTGCGGGGAGCAGAAGCGCTGGATATGCTGCAGGCTATGAATACCGGCCATGATGGATCGCTGTCAACAGGTCACGCAAATAGTGCGCGGGATATGCTGAGCCGTCTGGAAACGATGGTGCTCAGTGGCGCAGAACTGCCGATTCAGGTCGTACGCCAGCAGATTAGCTCGGCAATAGACATTTTCGTTCATCTCTCGCGGCTGCGTGATCGCTCGCGCCGGATAACGGAAATCTCCGAAGTGCACGGCATGATCGACGGCGAAGTAGTGCTTAATCCGCTATTTGTATTTCAAGAGCATGGAGAAAAGGAAGGCAAAATTATAGGCAATCTGGCGCCCACCGGTAATCTGCTGATACACACGGACAAGCTGCGGGCAGCAGGTATTGAGGAATGGCGCAGATTGGCTGCGATCAGCAATCCAGAGTATAGTGCCAGAGCCTGA
- a CDS encoding type II secretion system F family protein: protein MLHFKSRSGGRQSASDALTAKSGFGKQTPLAGVQQEQQGSVLTDYTIYELTMVQRFGCMLVCGIIFLLIGYLFYHNWLIGLVLAAAAWFTPRLLRRHLLERRRSALSSHFKQALYSLSSSLAAGRSVENGFREAAQDLRMLYPDGDNDMIRELHIITTRLDYGQPIEEALQDFSNRAANEDIANFADVFITCKRTGGDLVEVVRKTSSVIGEKLDIQQDIAVMISQKKFESNALIGTPFIFLIFLNFAAGDFMKPMYGNPLGIIVSTLCLAALVFCFWIIRKFMNIKV, encoded by the coding sequence ATGCTTCATTTCAAAAGTCGATCAGGTGGCAGGCAGAGTGCTTCGGATGCTTTGACTGCCAAATCAGGCTTCGGCAAGCAGACACCACTAGCAGGCGTACAGCAGGAGCAGCAGGGCAGCGTGTTGACCGATTACACGATATACGAGCTGACCATGGTGCAGCGGTTTGGCTGTATGCTGGTGTGCGGAATTATTTTCCTGCTGATCGGATATTTGTTTTATCATAATTGGCTGATCGGATTGGTGCTGGCTGCAGCAGCATGGTTCACACCCAGACTCCTGCGCAGACATTTGCTGGAAAGGCGACGCAGTGCGCTGAGTTCACATTTCAAGCAGGCGCTGTACTCACTGTCTTCATCACTGGCAGCCGGACGTTCTGTCGAAAATGGCTTTCGGGAAGCAGCGCAGGATTTGCGTATGTTATATCCGGATGGGGATAACGATATGATTCGTGAACTTCATATTATTACTACTCGTCTGGATTACGGTCAGCCGATTGAAGAGGCGCTCCAGGATTTTAGCAATCGTGCAGCCAATGAAGATATTGCCAACTTTGCAGATGTGTTTATTACATGCAAACGTACAGGCGGCGATCTGGTAGAGGTTGTACGCAAAACATCCTCTGTAATCGGGGAAAAGCTAGATATCCAGCAGGATATTGCAGTAATGATCTCGCAGAAAAAATTCGAGTCCAATGCGCTCATAGGAACGCCTTTTATTTTTCTGATTTTTCTGAATTTTGCGGCAGGTGATTTTATGAAGCCGATGTACGGCAATCCGCTAGGCATTATTGTATCGACACTATGTCTGGCTGCGCTGGTTTTTTGCTTTTGGATTATTCGCAAATTTATGAATATCAAGGTATAA
- a CDS encoding type II secretion system F family protein, which produces MKLIWVWLEGLLAALLAVGWVVLHQGAEERHKQLAELPFEVIKLRPLLPAMLLFIEKIRFASRFSGVFYRIQSSVQKGFGVHMSGERSLLYIAEMAGYVWLLLTLGFVLAAVNGGSGTWLGLGAMLAVVLPVALFRDLQKKVQEREQDILLELPELLNKIILLVGAGETVQRAIVRCVQRKQENAANHPLYKELFQMLNELENGYSFQQSLETFSKRCGVQEVSVFTTTVLLNFRRGGGEFGLALRDLSRTLWDKRKAVSRMRGEQASSKMVFPMVMIFVIVMILVGTPAFMMMNM; this is translated from the coding sequence ATGAAACTGATCTGGGTATGGCTGGAAGGGCTGCTGGCAGCTCTGCTGGCGGTTGGGTGGGTGGTATTGCATCAGGGCGCAGAAGAGCGTCACAAGCAGCTTGCTGAACTGCCGTTTGAAGTAATCAAGCTGCGACCTTTGCTGCCGGCAATGTTGTTATTTATCGAGAAAATCAGATTTGCATCACGTTTTTCAGGGGTTTTTTATCGTATCCAGAGCTCTGTTCAAAAAGGATTTGGGGTCCATATGAGCGGAGAACGATCACTGCTGTATATTGCGGAAATGGCCGGCTATGTCTGGCTGCTGCTGACACTGGGATTTGTGCTGGCAGCTGTCAATGGAGGTAGTGGGACATGGCTCGGACTTGGAGCGATGCTGGCTGTTGTACTACCGGTCGCGTTATTTCGGGATCTGCAGAAAAAGGTTCAGGAGCGGGAGCAGGATATTCTGCTGGAGCTGCCCGAACTGCTCAACAAAATTATTTTGCTCGTCGGAGCAGGAGAAACAGTGCAGCGTGCGATTGTACGCTGTGTCCAGCGCAAGCAGGAAAACGCGGCTAATCATCCGCTGTACAAAGAACTTTTTCAAATGCTGAATGAGCTGGAAAATGGATATTCCTTTCAGCAGTCACTGGAGACATTCAGCAAGCGCTGTGGAGTGCAGGAAGTATCTGTTTTTACAACGACGGTACTGCTGAACTTCCGTCGCGGTGGCGGAGAGTTCGGACTCGCGCTACGGGATCTGTCCCGTACACTCTGGGATAAGCGCAAGGCAGTAAGCCGTATGCGCGGGGAGCAGGCATCGTCCAAAATGGTATTTCCGATGGTAATGATTTTTGTGATTGTAATGATACTCGTTGGCACACCGGCATTTATGATGATGAATATGTAG
- a CDS encoding Flp1 family type IVb pilin produces the protein MTNIIKQSWNGIQNFWKEEDGIGTLEMVLIIAVILIIALAFKSKITEVVDNMLKYMGQKSEEFKA, from the coding sequence ATGACAAACATAATTAAGCAATCCTGGAATGGAATTCAAAACTTCTGGAAGGAAGAAGATGGAATCGGTACGCTCGAAATGGTATTGATCATTGCAGTTATCCTGATCATTGCTTTGGCTTTTAAATCAAAAATTACCGAAGTGGTTGATAACATGCTGAAGTACATGGGACAAAAAAGTGAAGAATTCAAAGCGTAA
- a CDS encoding TadE/TadG family type IV pilus assembly protein — protein MKNSKRNFHLQRLWKNTKGSFTIEASLVFPIILFTTLLILFFCMYQYQNTMLKQASSKTSERAAYSWDNSHKEPVTGAFAQGENDGLYWRLTQDDMLSKLFGWAGAGSSAEVSIPGGSGGSLPTDKLSAAASWVPGGMSGNITYNNELMIRKVKTTLSRPVSFGALERELGHPLQAEVSAGAVIVEPVEFIRNVELLRYYGAKVSGKYGGVFNLDQAGSILKMFGGQTP, from the coding sequence GTGAAGAATTCAAAGCGTAATTTTCATCTTCAACGTCTCTGGAAAAACACAAAAGGGAGCTTCACGATTGAAGCTTCCCTCGTGTTTCCCATTATCCTGTTTACGACGCTGTTGATTCTGTTTTTCTGCATGTATCAATATCAGAACACCATGCTCAAGCAGGCATCGTCCAAAACGTCCGAGCGAGCAGCCTACTCCTGGGATAACAGCCACAAAGAACCGGTAACCGGTGCTTTTGCACAGGGAGAGAATGATGGATTGTACTGGCGTCTTACCCAGGATGATATGCTGAGTAAATTATTCGGTTGGGCAGGAGCAGGTAGTTCAGCTGAGGTTTCCATTCCAGGAGGCAGCGGCGGATCATTGCCTACGGATAAATTATCTGCCGCTGCCTCCTGGGTTCCGGGGGGAATGAGTGGAAATATAACGTATAACAACGAACTAATGATCAGAAAGGTGAAGACTACACTCTCGCGTCCCGTATCTTTTGGCGCGCTGGAGCGGGAGCTTGGCCATCCTTTGCAAGCAGAAGTCAGCGCAGGGGCAGTGATTGTCGAACCTGTTGAATTTATCCGCAATGTGGAACTGCTTCGTTATTACGGTGCCAAGGTATCAGGCAAATATGGAGGAGTATTCAATCTGGACCAGGCAGGAAGCATATTGAAGATGTTTGGCGGGCAGACTCCTTAG
- a CDS encoding TadE/TadG family type IV pilus assembly protein: MQTNRQTTDTKQKEVALQPIGILDRQSRFVAQHSRQPHHLSNEIQIHNHHKQNQPYRDRGIFRIIPFPSNLKKEERGSIVLEAAMVLPIFLFVAVFLVYLVQMTLVSTALNNVTSDTARYVATHMYPVQKASEAIGESSVMPKLSLSELASKYEGAFPSPINEWMMEAASGGDAKIEQLKNQAAAAVLDAAIKPLIQQIASDNRIDYNRIHITEVTVPDLTSKTNPYFGIEIEYELPFRVPLIFKPIVLQSRSTERLWIGDTREFGEAAQKETAEQTGVKVVSVPQPAHPESMISIKATAPPNSVVGLEIHYKSGESTAKGLGQAVADAEGNIDWTWKIPSSATAGWATYVLTTADGQKIRGTFQIAPYDGRPVIADS, from the coding sequence ATGCAGACAAACAGGCAGACTACGGATACTAAACAGAAAGAAGTTGCATTGCAGCCGATAGGTATATTGGATCGTCAATCCCGATTTGTAGCACAGCATTCCAGGCAGCCACACCATCTATCGAATGAAATCCAAATTCATAATCATCATAAACAGAATCAACCGTATAGGGATAGGGGCATATTTCGGATCATTCCTTTTCCATCCAATCTTAAAAAGGAAGAGCGCGGCAGTATTGTACTGGAAGCGGCGATGGTACTGCCTATTTTCCTGTTTGTTGCAGTCTTTCTTGTATATCTGGTTCAAATGACGCTGGTATCTACCGCTCTTAACAATGTCACTTCCGACACGGCAAGATACGTGGCAACGCATATGTATCCTGTACAAAAAGCTTCAGAAGCTATAGGAGAAAGTTCTGTCATGCCCAAGCTGAGCCTGAGCGAACTTGCCTCAAAGTATGAAGGAGCCTTTCCATCGCCAATCAATGAGTGGATGATGGAGGCTGCCAGCGGTGGAGACGCCAAGATTGAACAATTAAAAAATCAAGCTGCCGCCGCTGTACTCGATGCAGCGATCAAGCCGCTTATTCAGCAAATTGCTTCCGATAATCGAATTGATTACAACCGGATTCATATTACAGAAGTAACCGTACCTGATCTGACCAGCAAAACAAATCCTTATTTTGGGATTGAGATTGAATATGAGCTTCCTTTTCGGGTACCGCTTATTTTCAAACCTATCGTACTGCAATCACGGTCGACGGAGCGTCTGTGGATTGGAGATACCAGAGAGTTTGGAGAAGCTGCCCAGAAGGAGACGGCGGAACAGACCGGAGTAAAAGTAGTCTCGGTTCCACAGCCAGCACATCCTGAATCGATGATTTCCATCAAGGCTACAGCACCTCCAAATTCAGTGGTCGGTCTGGAGATTCACTACAAAAGTGGAGAAAGCACAGCAAAAGGATTGGGGCAAGCTGTTGCCGATGCAGAAGGGAATATCGACTGGACCTGGAAAATTCCATCGAGTGCAACAGCCGGCTGGGCAACCTATGTGTTAACGACAGCAGATGGGCAGAAAATCCGGGGAACATTCCAGATTGCACCTTATGATGGCAGGCCGGTTATTGCAGATTCTTGA
- a CDS encoding A24 family peptidase yields the protein MESMFIGGGIFVLWAFWTDIRARKIPNFLNILFMISGLAYHLASERWEGLLFAGKGFALGFGIMLLLYAFRAVGAGDVKLFGGIGAWFGIGMTAQILMYSIVFAGVIGLVIMLWRRETIVRMRRVLWKVTGALLWKQPLRATPEEQKQYLTFPFMAAVLPSVIFCYWYI from the coding sequence ATGGAAAGCATGTTTATTGGTGGAGGTATTTTTGTATTATGGGCATTTTGGACGGATATCCGGGCGCGTAAAATCCCTAACTTTCTCAATATATTATTTATGATTAGCGGTCTGGCGTATCATCTGGCATCAGAGCGCTGGGAAGGCCTGCTATTTGCAGGCAAAGGTTTTGCGCTTGGATTTGGCATTATGCTGCTGCTGTATGCCTTTCGGGCTGTCGGAGCAGGCGATGTGAAGCTTTTTGGCGGGATTGGCGCGTGGTTTGGCATTGGTATGACAGCTCAGATCTTGATGTACTCGATTGTTTTCGCGGGTGTGATTGGTCTGGTTATTATGCTGTGGCGGCGCGAGACGATTGTGCGCATGCGCAGGGTATTATGGAAAGTTACAGGAGCCTTGCTGTGGAAGCAGCCGCTGCGCGCTACCCCGGAAGAGCAGAAGCAGTATCTTACGTTTCCTTTTATGGCGGCTGTACTGCCCAGTGTAATTTTTTGTTATTGGTATATTTAA
- a CDS encoding DUF6382 domain-containing protein has protein sequence METLTQDFIQDGKTYMTVDREQGFQQSDLSKTQTGMMLSSRIRGILQLHLHEVNMKAVLRYDISGKKMLRHCLQSEPMGIAEYLGLLLQIVSTLEESSQYMLSLPNYVLDEQYMFVDGTLQAGGLYLTYVPSLEMLTDEPVQSILSRLASRWMAYVSELTGNKVQRILKYCQNDNFTLQELKLLLLELLADYQQHPVTESYTGYNSGHAGYSAPNSAYRSDSTAQPERISAAGSHAPTEHAAREAAHYSQTNNPRHNPDAANSGAANPVLQHLRNQRNTSASAAERPDKRIINPAFAASMPAAGSNGKQQGISADPSTLFAAAGNRSRLQTASALSETAPDDAEESNAKPLSSAHRTYLLAGGALLIAMIWRFGYLEHGNDMMLYGCTAITIAVGILIYMIIKGKLSGANKLKLPVLHKSKQEDEEYGSESWRWNSEPATADGLAMAAAAGIGYGAHSNPVSQRDQSIAAIFGGESSRQTGQYQDRASTSSHEVRTDNGSRITEQQYYSSSQVSQGSPHQTVSGFGESIPDTGLLSSHMATVLLDESSAMSSHGASKMFQGYLERRELDGMQTEPIRLTPGTFVIGRAEEGVDYYEKSVGTSRNHVELEISDQQILIKDLSSRNGTLLGSEPLVPYKTYPMQNGDSFTIARAVFTLRLA, from the coding sequence ATGGAAACATTAACACAGGATTTTATTCAGGATGGCAAAACCTATATGACGGTTGATCGTGAGCAGGGATTTCAACAAAGTGATCTGAGCAAAACACAGACCGGGATGATGTTATCCTCACGGATTCGGGGAATACTGCAGCTCCATCTGCATGAAGTCAATATGAAGGCGGTACTGCGTTACGATATCAGTGGCAAAAAAATGCTGCGGCACTGTCTGCAGAGTGAACCGATGGGCATTGCCGAATATTTGGGACTGCTTCTGCAAATCGTATCCACACTGGAAGAAAGCAGTCAGTATATGCTGTCACTTCCCAACTATGTGCTGGATGAACAGTATATGTTTGTAGATGGAACGCTTCAGGCAGGAGGATTGTATCTGACCTACGTGCCTTCTCTGGAAATGCTCACGGATGAACCGGTACAGTCGATTCTGAGCAGACTGGCTTCGCGCTGGATGGCTTATGTATCGGAGCTAACAGGCAACAAGGTGCAGCGTATTCTCAAATACTGTCAGAACGATAACTTTACCTTGCAGGAACTAAAATTGCTGCTGCTGGAGCTTCTTGCAGATTATCAGCAGCATCCGGTAACAGAGTCGTATACCGGATATAACAGCGGACATGCAGGATATTCGGCGCCGAACAGTGCTTACCGATCAGACTCAACTGCCCAGCCAGAACGTATATCGGCTGCAGGTAGTCATGCGCCAACCGAACATGCAGCCAGGGAAGCTGCGCATTATTCACAGACAAATAACCCGCGGCATAACCCTGATGCTGCTAATTCGGGAGCGGCAAATCCGGTGCTTCAACATCTGCGAAACCAGCGAAATACTTCTGCCTCTGCCGCAGAACGTCCGGATAAAAGAATAATCAATCCAGCCTTTGCAGCGTCTATGCCGGCAGCAGGCAGCAATGGTAAGCAGCAGGGCATATCAGCCGATCCATCTACATTATTTGCAGCGGCAGGTAATCGGTCGCGTTTGCAGACAGCATCGGCATTATCCGAGACAGCTCCTGATGATGCGGAAGAGTCAAATGCAAAGCCTCTTTCTTCTGCTCATCGCACCTATCTGCTGGCAGGAGGAGCACTACTGATCGCTATGATCTGGAGATTCGGTTATCTGGAACACGGCAATGATATGATGCTCTACGGTTGTACGGCTATTACCATAGCAGTCGGTATTTTGATTTATATGATAATTAAAGGAAAATTATCCGGAGCCAACAAGCTCAAACTGCCTGTATTGCATAAATCCAAACAAGAGGATGAAGAATACGGAAGCGAGAGTTGGCGCTGGAATTCTGAACCAGCCACAGCAGATGGTCTCGCAATGGCTGCTGCGGCAGGCATAGGATATGGAGCTCATTCTAATCCTGTCAGTCAGCGAGACCAGAGTATTGCTGCTATTTTCGGTGGAGAGTCTTCCAGACAAACAGGACAATATCAGGATCGTGCCTCTACGTCCTCTCATGAAGTGAGAACCGATAATGGTAGCAGAATAACAGAACAGCAATATTACTCGTCTTCTCAGGTATCCCAGGGCTCTCCTCATCAGACAGTATCAGGATTCGGCGAATCTATTCCGGATACTGGGTTGCTGTCTTCCCATATGGCGACAGTCCTTCTGGATGAATCGTCTGCTATGTCTTCCCATGGAGCATCCAAAATGTTTCAGGGCTATCTGGAACGCAGGGAACTCGATGGGATGCAGACCGAGCCTATTCGTCTGACGCCAGGTACTTTTGTTATTGGACGTGCGGAGGAAGGTGTAGATTACTACGAGAAATCAGTAGGTACTTCGCGTAATCACGTCGAACTGGAAATCAGTGATCAACAGATTCTAATCAAGGATCTGAGCTCACGAAATGGTACGTTGCTGGGCAGTGAACCGCTGGTACCCTACAAAACGTATCCGATGCAGAACGGAGATTCTTTTACAATTGCAAGAGCTGTATTTACATTGCGCCTGGCTTAG
- a CDS encoding TIGR01777 family oxidoreductase: MNIVVCGGTGFVGSHLVPFWQQQGHTITIVTRKITKDKKTDPAIKYITWEDMEQNPKQLEGVDAIVNLAGESLNQRWSTKTKLELVESRMRTVNIVSKTLEQLERKPEVVVQASAMAVYGTSQDETFDESSERRTMNFPSSLAEQWEAVADSIKDVRLIKLRVSLVFGKDAGVYPLMTLPYRMYAGGKIGSGKQWVSWIHIDDMVRLIDFCVMNKEVSGPVNASCPGPVRYAELGTALSKVLHRPHWFHVPSLLIKPVLGELSVVLLQGQRVIPQKALDHGFTYKFPTIESAIADLEGKKSSEPSHA; encoded by the coding sequence ATGAATATTGTAGTATGTGGTGGTACCGGATTTGTAGGAAGTCATCTTGTGCCTTTTTGGCAGCAGCAGGGTCATACGATTACCATTGTCACACGCAAAATTACCAAAGATAAAAAAACAGATCCAGCAATTAAATATATTACCTGGGAAGACATGGAGCAGAATCCCAAGCAGCTGGAAGGTGTCGATGCTATCGTCAATCTGGCAGGCGAATCGCTTAACCAGCGCTGGAGCACCAAAACCAAGCTGGAGCTGGTCGAATCACGTATGCGTACGGTTAATATTGTATCCAAAACGCTGGAACAGCTGGAGCGCAAACCAGAAGTCGTAGTGCAGGCGAGTGCCATGGCTGTATACGGTACTTCCCAGGACGAGACGTTTGACGAAAGCAGTGAACGGAGAACGATGAATTTTCCTTCCAGTCTGGCGGAGCAATGGGAAGCGGTAGCCGATAGTATCAAGGATGTGCGGTTGATCAAGCTGCGGGTGAGTCTGGTATTCGGTAAAGATGCCGGTGTCTATCCTCTAATGACGCTTCCGTATCGCATGTATGCAGGTGGCAAAATCGGCTCGGGCAAGCAGTGGGTATCGTGGATTCATATTGACGACATGGTAAGACTGATCGACTTTTGCGTAATGAACAAAGAAGTCAGCGGACCGGTAAATGCTTCTTGTCCGGGACCGGTGCGTTATGCCGAACTGGGTACTGCCCTGAGTAAAGTGCTGCATCGTCCACACTGGTTCCATGTTCCTTCCCTGCTGATCAAGCCGGTGCTGGGTGAATTATCGGTCGTCCTGCTGCAGGGCCAGCGTGTTATTCCCCAGAAAGCGCTGGATCACGGTTTTACGTATAAATTCCCGACTATCGAATCAGCGATCGCCGATCTGGAAGGAAAGAAAAGCTCGGAACCATCACATGCCTGA
- a CDS encoding deoxyribonuclease IV, which produces MLKIGSHVSFSSKGLLSAANEAAEYGSSSFMIYTGAPQNTRRKPMDTMFIEEGKAKMTATGVDEIVVHAPYIINLGSYKEHTYELAVNFLQEEINRTHEIGVRNIVLHPGAFTDMDAEYGIKRIAAGLEEVLAGVKETDVNIALETMAGKGTEMGRSFEEIAKIMELVPHNDRLKVCFDTCHTHDAGYDLINNLDGVLEDFDRIVGLDRITVVHVNDSKNPVGAGKDRHTPIGSGWIGFEALNRLVNHEKLQGRPFILETPWIGKDAKKQRPMYEVEIALLRGDLSGRFGSGFVEDVEKMHHFFEGQGIEARSYVLDTWAVLKNDAKARKADPREPLERMYDLITADGLFGEMSEEQINLRLIAFLAGKQVL; this is translated from the coding sequence GTGTTGAAAATAGGTTCCCATGTATCATTTTCCAGCAAGGGACTGCTGAGCGCAGCCAATGAAGCGGCTGAATATGGATCAAGCTCATTTATGATATATACCGGTGCGCCGCAAAATACGCGCCGCAAACCAATGGATACCATGTTTATTGAAGAAGGCAAAGCCAAAATGACAGCTACCGGCGTAGACGAGATCGTTGTCCATGCTCCCTACATTATCAATCTGGGTTCTTACAAAGAACACACCTATGAGCTGGCTGTAAACTTTCTGCAGGAAGAAATTAACCGTACCCATGAAATCGGTGTACGCAATATTGTGCTGCATCCCGGAGCATTTACAGATATGGATGCCGAATACGGAATCAAGCGTATCGCTGCCGGACTGGAAGAAGTACTGGCTGGTGTAAAAGAAACAGATGTGAATATCGCTCTCGAGACAATGGCAGGCAAAGGCACCGAAATGGGTCGCAGCTTTGAAGAAATCGCCAAAATCATGGAGCTGGTACCGCATAATGATAGACTCAAAGTGTGCTTTGACACCTGTCATACCCATGATGCAGGATACGATCTGATTAACAATCTGGACGGTGTACTGGAAGATTTTGATCGTATTGTTGGTCTGGATCGCATCACGGTTGTCCATGTAAATGACAGCAAAAATCCGGTAGGAGCGGGCAAAGACCGTCATACACCTATCGGTTCCGGCTGGATCGGCTTTGAAGCTCTCAATCGTCTGGTTAATCATGAGAAGCTGCAGGGTCGTCCATTTATTCTGGAGACGCCTTGGATCGGCAAAGATGCCAAAAAGCAGCGTCCGATGTATGAGGTAGAAATCGCACTGCTGCGCGGCGATCTGTCTGGACGTTTTGGCAGCGGATTTGTAGAAGATGTAGAAAAAATGCATCATTTCTTCGAAGGTCAAGGAATAGAAGCGCGTTCCTATGTACTCGATACCTGGGCTGTACTCAAAAATGATGCAAAAGCCCGCAAAGCAGATCCACGCGAACCACTGGAACGTATGTATGATCTGATTACAGCAGATGGTTTGTTTGGAGAAATGAGCGAAGAGCAGATCAATCTGCGCCTGATCGCTTTTCTGGCCGGCAAGCAGGTTTTGTAA
- the purU gene encoding formyltetrahydrofolate deformylase, translating to MEVHVKQNQSVREQQDNRARMLISCPDGPGIVSAVSRFLFEHGANIVQSDQYTMDPDGGMFFMRIEFDLPELAVNLTGVKQDFEEIAGRFQMKWVINEVSRKKKLAIFVSKEDHCLVELLWHWQAGDLDADIAMVISNHNDMRTYVESFGIPFHHIPVTADTKQEAERRQLEVIGSDIDLIVLARYMQIISPTFIEHYRNRIINIHHSFLPAFVGGKPYAQAYNRGVKIIGATAHYVTEELDGGPIIEQDVQRVSHRDNVNELKRIGRTIERVVLARAVQWHTEDRILVHQNKTVVFN from the coding sequence ATGGAAGTACATGTAAAGCAAAATCAATCGGTACGTGAACAGCAGGATAATCGTGCGCGTATGCTGATTTCCTGTCCGGATGGGCCGGGGATTGTCTCGGCAGTATCACGTTTTCTGTTTGAGCATGGAGCGAATATTGTGCAGTCCGATCAGTATACGATGGACCCTGACGGTGGCATGTTCTTCATGCGCATCGAATTTGATCTGCCGGAGCTGGCTGTCAATCTGACAGGAGTAAAGCAGGATTTTGAGGAGATTGCTGGACGGTTCCAAATGAAATGGGTAATCAATGAAGTCAGCCGCAAAAAGAAACTGGCTATCTTCGTATCCAAAGAAGATCACTGTCTGGTTGAGCTGCTTTGGCACTGGCAAGCAGGAGATCTGGATGCTGATATTGCGATGGTAATCAGTAATCATAATGATATGCGTACTTACGTAGAATCTTTTGGCATTCCATTCCATCATATTCCGGTAACCGCAGATACCAAGCAGGAAGCCGAGCGTCGTCAGCTGGAAGTGATCGGTTCGGATATTGATCTGATTGTGCTGGCTCGTTATATGCAGATTATTTCTCCAACCTTTATCGAACATTATCGCAATCGGATTATTAATATTCATCATTCATTCCTGCCAGCCTTTGTCGGTGGCAAACCGTATGCCCAGGCTTATAATCGCGGAGTGAAGATTATCGGTGCGACCGCTCACTATGTAACTGAAGAATTGGATGGCGGCCCGATTATCGAACAGGACGTGCAGCGTGTCAGTCACCGGGATAATGTCAATGAACTAAAACGGATCGGCCGTACAATTGAACGTGTGGTGTTGGCACGCGCTGTGCAGTGGCACACGGAAGATCGTATCCTGGTGCATCAGAACAAGACAGTCGTATTTAACTAA